A part of Rhodamnia argentea isolate NSW1041297 chromosome 8, ASM2092103v1, whole genome shotgun sequence genomic DNA contains:
- the LOC115745403 gene encoding respiratory burst oxidase homolog protein D, whose protein sequence is MRSDEYGTGAFYYSSEDNNNSDAESVGSDGRRAGFSGLLGSALRSSSSKRASRKSARFNIPLETAGLRSGSAASRAEDDDDDDEPYVEITLDIRDDGVAVHSVQTAGGGTDLEDPELARLARRTFETRKSSSFGSSVLRSTSSRFRQVSRELRRIASLSLRPATAPARRLDRTRSAATHALKGLKFITAKAGSSGGAAGWPSVEKRFDQLTASSAGLLHYSQFCECIGMNKESKEFANELFRALAQRRNIFGDSINKDLLEEFWEQISDESFESRLQTFFDMVDKNADGRITEDEVREIISLSASANKLSNIQKQAQEYAALIMEELDPDNKGYIMVENLETLLLQAPNHSVRVGDSKVLSQLLSQKLKPTVDHNPLRQWSESAKYFLMDNWKRLWVVALWVVVVSGLFAYKFVQYRNKAAFGVMGYCVCVAKGGAETVKFNMALILLPVCRNTITWLRNKTRLGIAVPFDDNLNFHKVIAAGIAVGVGLHAISHLTCDFPRILHASPEVYAPMKPYFGEVQPPNYWWFVKGAEGVTGIVMVVLMAIAFTLAMPWFRRNKVDLPEPLKKLTGFNAFWYSHHLFVAVYSLLVVHGAKLYLTHKWYQKTTWMYLAVPVTLYACERLIRAFRSSIKPVKILKVALYPGNVLALHMSKPHGFKYRSGQYMFLNCKAVSPFEWHPFSITSSPGDDYLSVHIRTLGDWTRQLKTVFSEVCQPPPVGRSGLLRADCVPGGSIPCFPKILIDGPYGAPAQDYQKYEVVLLVGLGIGATPMVSIVKDIINNIKVKEYEQDHVISSEISPPTPDDNDRSNHKASHRSSSHGRGGFRTRKAYFYWVTREQGSFDWFKGIMDEVAGMDERRVIELHNYCTSVYEEGDARSALIAMLQSLNHAKNGVDVVSGTRVKSHFAKPNWRQVYKDIALHHPDTRVGVFYCGAPALTKELRHLALDFSHKTSTKFDFHKENF, encoded by the exons ATGAGAAGTGATGAGTATGGAACGGGAGCTTTTTACTATTCATCGGAGGACAACAATAATTCGGACGCAGAGAGCGTCGGCAGCGACGGCCGCCGCGCAGGCTTCAGCGGGCTGCTCGGATCCGCCCTTCGCAGCAGCTCCTCCAAGCGAGCCTCGAGAAAGAGCGCGAGGTTCAACATCCCTCTGGAGACGGCGGGGCTCCGGAGCGGGAGCGCCGCCTCGCGAGccgaggacgacgacgacgacgacgagccCTACGTCGAGATCACCCTCGACATACGGGACGACGGCGTCGCCGTCCACAGCGTGCAGACCGCCGGCGGGGGAACCGACCTCGAGGACCCGGAGCTGGCGAGGCTCGCGAGGAGGACGTTCGAGACCCGGAAGTCGTCGTCGTTCGGGTCGTCGGTCCTCCGGAGCACCTCGTCCCGCTTCCGGCAGGTCTCGCGGGAGCTGAGGCGCATCGCCTCGCTCTCGCTGCGGCCGGCGACGGCGCCAGCGAGGCGCTTGGACAGGACGAGGTCGGCAGCGACGCACGCGCTCAAGGGCCTCAAGTTCATCACGGCCAAGGCGGGCAGCAGCGGCGGAGCCGCCGGGTGGCCGTCGGTGGAGAAGCGATTCGACCAGTTGACCGCGTCCTCCGCCGGCCTCCTGCATTATTCCCAGTTCTGTGAATGCATAG GGATGAACAAAGAGTCGAAGGAATTCGCGAACGAGCTGTTCCGAGCGCTCGCGCAGAGGCGCAACATATTCGGCGACTCCATCAACAAGGATCTGCTCGAGGAGTTCTGGGAACAAATCAGCGACGAGAGCTTCGAATCGAGGCTGCAAACTTTCTTCGACAT GGTGGACAAAAATGCCGATGGGAGAATCACGGAGGACGAAGTCCGGGAG ATCATCAGCCTGAGCGCATCAGCGAATAAGCTGTCGAATATCCAGAAGCAAGCACAGGAATATGCAGCTCTAATCATGGAGGAATTGGACCCTGATAACAAGGGTTACATCATG GTTGAGAACCTGGAGACGCTGCTCTTGCAAGCTCCAAACCACTCCGTCCGTGTCGGAGACAGCAAAGTCCTGAGCCAGCTGCTAAGCCAGAAGCTCAAGCCGACCGTCGACCACAACCCGCTCCGCCAATGGTCCGAGAGCGCCAAGTACTTCCTGATGGACAACTGGAAGAGGCTGTGGGTCGTGGCGCTGTGGGTCGTGGTCGTGTCGGGACTCTTCGCCTACAAGTTCGTCCAGTACCGGAACAAGGCGGCCTTCGGGGTGATGGGCTACTGCGTCTGCGTTGCGAAGGGTGGCGCCGAGACGGTCAAGTTCAACATGGCCCTCATCCTGCTGCCCGTCTGCCGCAACACCATCACGTGGCTCAGGAACAAGACCCGGCTGGGCATCGCCGTGCCCTTCGACGACAACCTTAACTTTCACAAG GTGATCGCAGCGGGGATAGCTGTCGGGGTCGGCTTGCACGCGATCTCGCACTTGACGTGCGACTTCCCGAGGATCCTGCACGCGAGCCCCGAGGTGTACGCGCCCATGAAGCCCTACTTCGGGGAGGTCCAGCCCCCGAACTACTGGTGGTTCGTGAAGGGAGCGGAGGGCGTGACGGGGATCGTAATGGTGGTCCTGATGGCGATCGCCTTCACTCTGGCTATGCCGTGGTTCAGGCGGAACAAGGTCGACCTGCCGGAGCCCTTGAAGAAGCTCACGGGCTTCAACGCCTTCTGGTACTCGCACCACCTCTTCGTCGCGGTCTACTCACTGCTCGTCGTCCACGGGGCCAAGCTCTACCTCACCCACAAATGGTACCAGAAGACG ACATGGATGTACTTGGCGGTGCCGGTGACGCTCTACGCATGTGAAAGGTTGATACGGGCTTTCCGGTCCAGCATCAAACCGGTCAAGATTCTCAAG GTGGCGCTCTACCCAGGAAATGTACTGGCACTTCACATGTCGAAGCCCCATGGCTTCAAGTACCGAAGTGGGCAGTACATGTTCTTGAACTGCAAGGCTGTTTCTCCCTTTGAATg GCACCCATTCTCGATCACTTCGTCGCCGGGAGATGACTACCTCAGCGTTCACATTCGGACATTGGGAGATTGGACGAGGCAACTGAAAACCGTATTCTCGGAG GTGTGCCAACCTCCACCCGTTGGGAGGAGCGGATTGCTGAGAGCTGATTGCGTTCCGGGAGGAAGCATCCCCTG CTTCCCAAAGATATTGATAGACGGTCCATATGGAGCCCCAGCACAAGACTACCAAAAGTATGAGGTAGTGCTCCTGGTGGGGCTAGGGATTGGGGCCACCCCCATGGTCAGCATCGTCAAGGACATCATCAACAACATCAAAGTCAAAGAATATGAGCAAGACCACGTCATTTCGTCGGAAATCTCGCCACCAACTCCGGACGACAACGACAGAAGCAATCACAAGGCCAGCCACAGGAGCAGCAGCCATGGCAGAGGAGGGTTCAGGACCAGGAAGGCCTACTTCTACTGGGTGACCCGGGAGCAGGGCTCGTTCGACTGGTTCAAGGGGATCATGGACGAGGTGGCCGGGATGGACGAGCGTCGGGTCATCGAGCTCCACAACTACTGCACAAGCGTGTACGAGGAGGGCGACGCCCGGTCGGCCCTCATCGCCATGCTCCAGTCCCTGAACCACGCCAAGAACGGGGTCGACGTCGTGTCCGGGACCCGGGTCAAGTCCCACTTCGCCAAGCCCAACTGGCGCCAGGTCTACAAGGACATCGCGCTGCATCACCCGGACACTAGAGTCG GAGTCTTCTATTGTGGGGCGCCAGCGTTGACGAAGGAGTTGAGGCACTTGGCTCTGGATTTCTCTCACAAGACCTCCACCAAGTTCGACTTCCACAAGGAGAACTTTTGA
- the LOC115745431 gene encoding uncharacterized protein LOC115745431, giving the protein MGGKWWKIAVFVGVIGVMREANKRYGWDKEGALRVLEEWSDRLGIWAIPAYVGVHTLSLALCLPCAVFLEAGASLLFGFSTAVLCVFAAKLLGASLSFGIGRLVFRNSNSAMEWAQSNKYFHLLSRGVERDGWKFVLLARFSPIPSYIINYALAATNVGFVLDFLLPTVIGCVPMILQNTSIGSLAGAAVATASGTNKSRVWSFLFPMLGILSSILISLRIKSYSSAMMVDESSVNKGSDNHGSTTDSAHSSSG; this is encoded by the exons ATGGGAGGCAAATGGTGGAAGATCGCCGTGTTCGTTGGGGTAATAGGGGTGATGAGGGAAGCGAACAAGCGATATGGGTGGGACAAGGAGGGTGCGCTCAGGGTGCTTGAAGAATGGTCTGACCGGCTTGGCATATGGGCGATCCCTGCGTACGTTGGGGTTCACACCCTCAGTCTCGCCCTCTGCCTCCCTTGCGCCGTCTTCTTGGAGGCCGGAGCTTCTCTCCTCTTTGGCTTCTCCACTGCCGTCCTCTGTGTTTTCGCCGCCAAGTTGCTTGGGGCTTCGCTCTCATTTGGGATCGGCAG GCTAGTTTTCAGGAATTCAAATTCGGCAATGGAGTGGGCTCAAAGCAACAAATACTTTCATCTGCTTTCTAGGGGAGTTGAACGAGATGGTTGGAAATTTGTTCTTCTTGCTCGGTTCTCACCAATACCATCATACATAATAAACTATGCCCTGGCTGCTACCAATGTTGGGTTCGTGTTGGATTTCCTCCTTCCCACGGTCATTGGTTGTGTGCCGATGATCCTACAGAATACATCCATCGGCAGCCTTGCTGGTGCTGCCGTGGCCACAGCTTCTGGAACTAACAAATCTAGGGTCTGGTCGTTCTTGTTTCCCATGCTTGGGATTTTATCAAGCATTCTTATATCATTGAGGATCAAAAGTTATTCCTCTGCTATGATGGTGGATGAATCTTCTGTTAATAAGGGTAGTGATAATCATGGCAGTACTACTGATTCAGCCCACAGTTCATCCGGCTGA